A genomic region of Nostoc sp. UHCC 0702 contains the following coding sequences:
- a CDS encoding DUF5050 domain-containing protein, which yields MDNQHLHLDSNHILVFIDSAVENHEHLIKGVIPQAEVIVLASQQDGVEQITAALEARDRCGSVHIVSHGAPGTLYLGNTELSLGTLNRYSQHLKTWLVSSLLLYGCNVAMGDVGEEFLNKLHYLTGAAIAASTTPIGSAAFNGNWELDKNLGTVEFYPAFLPSTMASYSTVLEQSNSIVVGNTQYFTTYDNTHGTELWVIDPNTGNQVLFADINPGSASSNPSNFIVLNNVLYFTANDGYNGPDLWKIDANGYLQRVDVPGGLSNISNLILLGDKIYFTASNGINGNQLWRIDSNTDSPINLSINYQNSSFNPSNFKVVGNVLYFTANDGYSGTELWRIDANGYPQIVKDINSGNGSSNPSNFTLIGNTLYFVANDGYSGTELWKIDGNGYPQLVKDINYGNNSSNPSNFTGVGNILYFTANDGYSGTELWRIDANGYPQLVKDINYGNGSSNPSNLTVVGNSLYFVANDGYNGKKLWKVDPYGYAQSLEVSGGLSNPSNFTVLGNIFYFTANNSYSGVELWKIDANGGYPQLVQDINPGNGSSNPRKFTVLGNSLYFVANNDYNGTNLWKIDQNGYAQRVEVSGGLSNPSNFIVLGENLYFTASNGTNGNHLWRINSYVGYPVNLSINYSNGFSNPSNFTVLGNIIYFTANDAYFGTELWKIDANGYPQLVQDINPGNGSSNPSKFTVLGDVLYFVANDGYSDKSLWRIDGNGYPQRIQVPGVLSNVNNFTVVQNRLYFTVSDGMNGNQLWRIEPYGYAQQVINTSGLFNPSNFTVLGDTLYFTASNGMNGNQLWRIDPNGGYPINLNINSYNGSFNPSNFKVLGNSLYFTANDGSTGTELWKIDGNGYPQLVKDINPGNGSSNLSNFTLVGNNLYFVANDGSTGTELWKIDANGYPQLVQDLITGNGSSNPSNLTVAGNILYFLANDVYSTTYNGRKLWKINANGNPQRLDVSGGLFNPSNLIVVEDRLYFTTYNGTNGNQLWRIDPNVGYPVQLNINYQNGSSNFKNFTVLGNTLYFTTSDSNSGTELWKIDANTYPQLVKDINPGSGSSNPRNLTIVGNNLYFVANDSYNSTSLWKIDGNGYAQRVDISGGLSNPKNFIVLDEILYFTASNGTNGNQLWRIDPNAGYPVNININYQNGSSNFSNLTVLGNTVYFTANDGYSGTELWKMDANTYPQLVTDINPGNGSSNPSNFTLANNVLYFTANDGYNDRTLWKIDTYGYAQRVDFSGNLSNPSNFIVLGERLYFTTSNGTNGKQLWRIDPNASYPINLNINYQNGSSNPSNFTVLGNTLYFTANDGYNGTELWRIDGNGYPQLVQDINPGNGSSNPSNLTLVGDIVYFTANDGYNGTNLWKIDQNSYLQRVEVSGGLSNPSNFIVLNERLYFTASNGTNGNQLWRIDPNTSSPTKLNINSQNGSPNLSNFTVLGNTFYFTANDGYNGTELWKINPYGYPQLVKDINPGNASSNPSSLRVVNDVLYFTANDGYKGTELWKIDVNGSPQLVKDINPGNASSNPDNLTVVNDVLYFVADNGYSGKNLWKIDQNSYAQSLEAPGLSNPSNFTVLGDSLYFTALEGMNGSELWMINSKISNPINFNINYYNGSSNPNNFTVLENTLYFTANDGYSGTELWKVVANSSPQLVKDINFGSASSNPSNLTVVDNILYFNADNGTNGTQMWKIDPNTGNPNPVY from the coding sequence ATGGATAATCAGCATTTACATTTGGATTCTAACCATATTCTTGTCTTTATTGATTCTGCTGTTGAGAACCACGAACACTTAATCAAAGGTGTAATCCCTCAAGCAGAGGTGATTGTCCTCGCTTCGCAGCAAGATGGTGTAGAACAAATCACCGCAGCTTTAGAAGCACGCGATCGCTGCGGTAGCGTCCACATTGTTTCTCATGGTGCCCCAGGAACTCTTTATTTGGGAAACACAGAACTGAGTCTGGGTACTCTCAATCGCTATAGCCAACACCTGAAGACTTGGTTGGTGTCATCCTTGTTACTTTATGGTTGTAACGTGGCTATGGGTGATGTAGGAGAAGAATTCCTTAACAAACTTCACTATTTAACAGGTGCTGCGATCGCGGCTTCCACCACACCAATTGGAAGTGCAGCCTTTAATGGCAACTGGGAACTAGACAAAAATTTAGGAACTGTGGAATTTTATCCAGCATTTCTTCCATCTACAATGGCAAGTTATTCTACAGTCCTTGAGCAGTCTAACTCCATAGTGGTGGGCAATACCCAATACTTTACCACCTACGACAATACTCATGGTACAGAACTGTGGGTAATTGACCCCAACACTGGTAATCAAGTACTATTCGCAGACATTAACCCCGGTAGTGCCTCCTCTAATCCCAGCAATTTTATAGTTCTAAATAATGTTCTCTACTTTACAGCCAATGATGGTTACAATGGCCCAGACCTGTGGAAAATTGACGCTAATGGCTATCTACAACGCGTAGACGTTCCTGGTGGGTTGTCTAATATCAGTAACTTGATACTTTTAGGAGATAAAATTTATTTCACTGCATCGAATGGGATAAATGGTAATCAACTGTGGAGAATTGACTCTAACACCGACTCCCCCATCAACCTCAGCATTAATTACCAAAATAGCTCCTTCAATCCCAGTAATTTTAAAGTTGTAGGGAATGTCCTTTACTTTACAGCTAATGATGGTTACAGTGGCACAGAATTGTGGAGAATAGATGCCAATGGCTATCCCCAAATTGTAAAAGATATTAATTCTGGAAATGGCTCCTCCAATCCGAGTAATTTCACATTAATAGGCAATACTCTCTACTTTGTTGCTAATGATGGTTATAGTGGCACAGAGTTGTGGAAAATCGATGGCAACGGCTATCCTCAACTTGTAAAAGATATCAATTATGGGAATAATTCTTCCAATCCCAGCAATTTTACAGGTGTAGGAAATATCCTTTACTTTACAGCCAATGATGGTTACAGTGGCACAGAGTTGTGGAGAATTGATGCCAACGGCTATCCCCAACTTGTAAAAGATATCAATTATGGAAATGGTTCCTCCAATCCTAGTAACTTAACAGTAGTAGGCAATAGTCTCTACTTTGTTGCCAATGATGGTTACAATGGCAAAAAGTTATGGAAAGTTGACCCTTACGGCTATGCACAAAGCCTAGAGGTTTCTGGTGGACTATCCAATCCCAGCAATTTTACAGTTCTGGGAAATATCTTTTACTTTACAGCCAATAATAGTTACAGTGGCGTAGAGTTGTGGAAAATTGATGCCAATGGTGGCTATCCGCAACTGGTACAAGACATTAATCCTGGGAATGGTTCCTCTAATCCTAGAAAATTCACAGTATTAGGCAATAGTCTCTACTTTGTTGCCAACAATGATTACAATGGCACAAACTTATGGAAAATTGACCAGAATGGTTATGCACAACGCGTAGAGGTTTCTGGCGGTTTGTCTAATCCCAGCAACTTCATAGTTCTAGGTGAGAACCTCTACTTCACTGCATCTAATGGGACGAATGGCAATCATCTGTGGAGAATTAACTCTTACGTTGGCTATCCCGTCAATCTCAGCATTAATTACTCCAATGGTTTTTCTAATCCCAGCAATTTTACAGTTTTAGGTAATATCATTTACTTTACAGCCAATGATGCTTACTTTGGCACAGAATTGTGGAAAATCGATGCCAATGGCTATCCTCAACTAGTACAAGACATTAATCCCGGAAATGGTTCCTCTAATCCCAGCAAATTCACAGTATTAGGTGATGTTCTCTACTTTGTTGCCAACGATGGTTACAGTGATAAAAGCTTATGGAGAATTGATGGCAATGGATATCCACAACGGATACAAGTTCCTGGTGTACTGTCCAATGTCAACAACTTTACAGTTGTACAAAACAGACTCTACTTCACAGTATCAGATGGGATGAATGGCAATCAACTGTGGAGAATTGAGCCTTACGGCTATGCACAACAGGTAATAAATACTAGTGGGCTATTTAATCCCAGCAACTTTACAGTTTTAGGAGATACACTTTACTTCACAGCATCGAATGGGATGAATGGCAATCAACTGTGGAGAATTGACCCCAACGGTGGCTACCCCATCAACCTCAACATTAATTCCTACAATGGTTCTTTCAATCCCAGCAATTTTAAAGTTTTAGGTAATAGTCTTTACTTTACAGCCAATGATGGTAGCACTGGCACAGAGTTGTGGAAAATCGATGGCAACGGCTATCCTCAACTGGTAAAAGATATTAATCCTGGAAATGGTTCCTCAAATCTCAGCAATTTTACACTTGTAGGCAATAATCTCTACTTTGTTGCCAATGATGGTAGCACTGGCACAGAGTTGTGGAAAATTGATGCCAACGGCTATCCCCAACTAGTACAAGACCTGATTACTGGAAATGGTTCGTCTAATCCTAGTAACTTGACAGTAGCAGGTAATATTCTCTACTTTCTTGCCAACGATGTTTACAGTACCACATACAATGGCAGAAAATTATGGAAAATAAATGCTAATGGAAATCCACAACGCCTAGACGTTTCCGGTGGGCTATTTAATCCCAGCAACTTGATAGTTGTAGAAGATAGACTTTACTTCACCACATATAATGGAACGAATGGCAATCAATTGTGGAGAATTGATCCTAACGTTGGTTATCCCGTCCAACTCAACATCAATTACCAGAATGGTTCTTCTAATTTCAAGAATTTTACAGTTCTAGGTAATACTCTTTACTTTACAACCAGTGATAGTAACTCTGGTACAGAGTTGTGGAAAATTGATGCCAATACCTATCCCCAACTAGTCAAAGACATTAATCCTGGAAGTGGTTCCTCTAATCCCAGGAACTTAACAATAGTAGGCAATAATCTCTACTTTGTTGCCAATGATAGTTACAACAGCACAAGCTTATGGAAAATTGATGGCAATGGCTATGCACAACGCGTAGATATTTCTGGCGGACTGTCCAATCCCAAGAACTTCATAGTTCTAGATGAGATACTCTACTTCACTGCATCGAATGGGACAAATGGCAATCAACTGTGGAGAATTGACCCCAACGCTGGCTACCCCGTCAACATCAACATCAATTACCAGAATGGTTCTTCTAATTTCAGCAATTTGACAGTTCTAGGTAATACTGTTTACTTTACAGCCAACGATGGTTACAGTGGCACAGAGTTGTGGAAAATGGATGCCAATACTTATCCTCAACTGGTCACAGACATTAATCCTGGAAATGGTTCCTCTAATCCCAGTAATTTTACCCTTGCAAATAATGTCCTCTACTTCACTGCCAATGATGGTTACAATGACAGGACGTTATGGAAAATCGATACTTACGGCTATGCACAACGCGTAGATTTTTCTGGTAATCTATCTAATCCCAGCAACTTTATAGTTCTAGGTGAGAGACTCTACTTCACTACATCGAATGGGACAAATGGCAAACAACTGTGGAGAATTGATCCCAATGCTTCCTACCCCATCAACCTCAACATTAATTACCAGAATGGTTCCTCTAATCCCAGCAACTTTACAGTTCTAGGTAATACCTTGTACTTTACAGCCAATGATGGTTACAATGGCACAGAGTTGTGGAGAATTGATGGCAATGGCTATCCCCAACTGGTACAAGATATTAATCCTGGAAATGGTTCGTCTAATCCCAGTAATTTGACATTAGTAGGTGATATTGTCTACTTTACAGCCAATGATGGTTACAATGGCACCAACTTATGGAAAATCGACCAAAATAGCTATTTACAGCGTGTAGAGGTTTCTGGTGGTCTGTCCAATCCCAGCAACTTTATAGTTCTAAATGAGAGACTCTACTTCACTGCATCCAATGGGACAAATGGCAATCAACTTTGGAGAATTGATCCCAACACTAGCTCTCCCACCAAACTTAACATTAATTCCCAGAATGGTTCCCCCAATCTCAGCAATTTTACAGTTCTAGGTAATACGTTCTACTTTACAGCTAATGATGGTTACAATGGCACAGAGTTGTGGAAAATCAACCCTTATGGCTATCCCCAACTGGTCAAAGACATTAATCCTGGAAATGCCTCTTCCAATCCTAGTAGCTTGAGAGTAGTAAATGATGTTCTCTACTTTACAGCCAATGATGGTTATAAAGGCACAGAATTGTGGAAAATCGATGTCAATGGTTCTCCCCAACTAGTCAAAGACATTAATCCTGGAAATGCCTCTTCCAATCCTGATAATTTGACAGTAGTAAATGATGTTCTCTACTTTGTTGCCGATAATGGTTACAGTGGCAAGAATTTATGGAAAATTGACCAAAACAGCTATGCACAAAGCTTAGAGGCTCCTGGGTTATCTAATCCTAGCAACTTCACAGTTCTAGGAGATAGCCTCTACTTCACTGCATTAGAGGGAATGAATGGCTCAGAACTGTGGATGATTAACAGCAAAATTAGCAACCCCATCAACTTTAATATCAATTACTACAATGGTTCTTCAAACCCCAACAATTTTACAGTTCTAGAAAATACCCTTTACTTTACTGCCAATGATGGTTACTCTGGCACAGAGTTGTGGAAAGTCGTTGCTAATAGCTCTCCCCAACTGGTCAAAGATATTAATTTTGGAAGTGCTTCTTCCAATCCTAGTAATCTGACAGTAGTAGATAACATTCTCTACTTTAATGCTGATAACGGTACAAATGGCACACAAATGTGGAAAATTGACCCCAACACAGGTAATCCAAACCCCGTATATTAA
- a CDS encoding zinc ribbon domain-containing protein: MATVSCPRCHQLVDSQAITCPYCRITLKAYGHPGIPLHRAKGDDYLCDSCTYHDDNTCNFPQRPYAKDCTLYENLEQSKLNPQQQRHSSSFSVIIKSWVKHNQALLLLIGLLFVCLLIAMSLS; encoded by the coding sequence GTGGCTACTGTATCCTGTCCCCGCTGCCATCAACTCGTTGATAGTCAGGCTATTACCTGTCCTTACTGCCGTATAACTCTCAAAGCTTACGGGCATCCTGGTATTCCATTGCACCGTGCTAAAGGGGATGATTATCTTTGTGATAGCTGCACCTATCATGATGACAACACTTGTAATTTTCCCCAACGTCCTTACGCAAAAGACTGTACTTTGTATGAAAATCTTGAACAGAGCAAGTTAAACCCGCAACAACAGCGTCACAGTAGCAGTTTTAGCGTAATTATCAAAAGCTGGGTGAAACATAATCAAGCTTTGCTGCTGCTAATAGGTTTATTATTCGTCTGTTTGCTCATAGCTATGTCATTATCTTGA
- a CDS encoding HAMP domain-containing protein, translated as MLAPLTTIREAIANWWSEFTLQTKLLAVATLVVSLVMSGLTFWAVNTIQQDARMNDTRFGSDLGLLLAANVAPLVADQNLTEVAQFSQRFYSSTSSVRYMLYADETGQIFFGIPFWEPEVENSLTIKRRVQLPEGFPADGDKPMVRQHMSPDGAVTDVFIPLIVNKKYLGVLAIGINPNQTAVISTNFTRDVTIAVFITIWVMVILAGVINALTITKPIKELLVGVKQIAAGNFKQRIDLPLGGELGELIFNFNEMAQRLETYEEQNIEELTAEKAKLETLVSTIADGAVLIDNSMQVILVNPTARRIFGWESDEVVGSNVLHHLPSAVEMEITRPLYEMAAGECESAEFRIHLNEPIKRTIRILLTTVLNLQRESIKGIAITVQDITREVELNEAKSQFISNVSHELRTPLFNIKSFIETLHDYGEDLSLEQRQDFLQTVNHETDRLTRLVNDVLDLSKLESGRNYNFDGLDLAQAIEQTLRTYQLNAKDKGIELIQEVAHNLPLVMGNYDLLLQVLANLVGNALKFTKAGGKVAIRAYQLDPKPNSHNQSSQVRVEISDTGIGIAPEDQQAIFDRFFRVENRVHTLEGTGLGLSIVRNIMERHRSKVHLVSEVGIGTTFWFDLAST; from the coding sequence ATGCTAGCTCCTTTAACAACAATTCGAGAAGCGATCGCCAATTGGTGGTCGGAGTTTACACTCCAGACCAAGCTTTTGGCTGTCGCCACTTTAGTGGTTTCCTTAGTGATGAGTGGTTTGACCTTCTGGGCTGTAAATACAATTCAGCAGGATGCGCGGATGAACGACACCCGTTTTGGTAGCGACCTCGGACTCCTACTGGCTGCCAACGTCGCCCCCCTAGTGGCTGACCAAAATCTCACTGAGGTTGCCCAATTTTCCCAACGCTTCTACAGCAGCACCTCTAGTGTGCGTTATATGCTCTATGCTGATGAAACTGGGCAAATCTTTTTTGGCATTCCTTTTTGGGAACCAGAGGTAGAAAATTCTCTCACCATCAAGCGACGGGTACAATTACCAGAAGGTTTCCCTGCTGATGGAGACAAGCCAATGGTACGGCAACACATGTCTCCTGATGGAGCTGTCACCGATGTATTTATTCCGTTGATTGTCAATAAAAAATATTTAGGTGTATTGGCTATTGGTATCAACCCCAACCAGACGGCTGTCATCTCTACAAATTTCACTCGTGATGTCACAATTGCCGTTTTCATCACAATTTGGGTAATGGTGATTTTGGCAGGAGTAATTAATGCTTTAACTATTACTAAACCAATTAAAGAATTACTAGTTGGGGTTAAACAAATTGCTGCTGGAAATTTCAAACAACGCATTGATTTACCCCTAGGAGGCGAACTAGGAGAATTAATTTTTAACTTTAATGAAATGGCACAACGCCTGGAAACTTATGAAGAACAAAACATTGAAGAATTGACAGCAGAAAAAGCCAAACTCGAAACACTGGTTTCGACCATCGCTGATGGTGCAGTTCTGATTGATAATAGTATGCAGGTGATTTTAGTCAACCCCACAGCGCGGCGAATTTTTGGCTGGGAAAGTGATGAGGTAGTAGGCAGTAATGTTTTGCATCATTTGCCCTCAGCTGTAGAAATGGAAATCACCCGTCCTTTGTACGAAATGGCAGCTGGCGAATGCGAAAGTGCAGAATTTCGCATTCATTTAAACGAACCCATCAAGCGAACAATCCGCATTCTTTTGACAACAGTACTTAACCTACAACGGGAGAGTATTAAAGGTATTGCTATAACTGTGCAAGATATCACCCGTGAGGTAGAACTAAACGAGGCAAAAAGCCAATTTATCAGCAACGTTTCTCACGAACTGCGAACGCCTTTATTTAATATAAAATCCTTTATTGAAACTTTGCACGACTACGGCGAAGACTTGAGTTTAGAACAACGACAAGATTTTTTGCAAACAGTCAATCATGAAACCGATCGCTTGACTCGCTTAGTTAACGATGTTTTAGATTTGTCAAAACTCGAATCTGGCCGTAATTATAACTTTGATGGATTGGATCTGGCCCAAGCGATCGAGCAAACTCTGCGTACTTACCAACTCAATGCTAAAGATAAAGGTATTGAACTAATTCAGGAAGTTGCCCACAACTTGCCGTTAGTGATGGGTAATTATGATTTGTTGCTGCAAGTATTAGCTAATTTAGTTGGTAATGCTCTCAAATTCACTAAGGCAGGTGGTAAAGTCGCTATTCGTGCCTACCAATTAGATCCCAAGCCCAACTCTCATAATCAATCTTCTCAAGTGCGAGTAGAAATTTCCGATACTGGCATTGGTATTGCCCCAGAAGACCAACAAGCAATTTTTGACCGCTTCTTCCGCGTAGAAAACCGAGTTCACACCCTAGAAGGCACTGGCTTAGGTTTATCGATAGTGAGGAATATTATGGAAAGGCATCGTAGTAAAGTGCATTTGGTGAGTGAAGTCGGGATAGGTACAACTTTTTGGTTTGACTTAGCCTCAACTTGA
- the purD gene encoding phosphoribosylamine--glycine ligase, protein MKVLVVGNGGREHALAWKLLQSKQIEQVVCVPGNGGTASMERCQNLPLAVDNFEGISQYALEHGITLVIVGPEVPLAKGITDYLQSQGLMVFGPTRAGAQIEASKAWAKALMQEAGIPTAKAAVFTEAPAAKSYVKAQGVPIVVKADGLAAGKGVTVAETLQQAEIAIDTIFQGQFGSAGNFVVIEECLVGQEVSVLALTDGLTIRPLLPAQDHKRIGEGDTGENTGGMGAYAPAPIATPELMARVQTEVLEKAIASLRAKGIDYRGVLYAGLMIAPNGDFQVLEFNCRFGDPETQVILPLLATPLEELILACVQQRLGELPAIAWHQGASATVVAASGGYPGEYEKGKVITGIQEAETAGATVFHAGTKLNQQQQVVTDGGRVLNVTGIGDNFEQAIAQAYTGIKAIQFEGIYYRRDIGYIMSV, encoded by the coding sequence GTGAAAGTTTTAGTTGTAGGGAATGGAGGGCGTGAACACGCTCTAGCATGGAAGTTGTTGCAGTCAAAGCAGATTGAGCAAGTTGTTTGTGTACCAGGAAATGGAGGTACAGCAAGCATGGAGCGTTGCCAGAATTTGCCCTTAGCAGTAGATAATTTTGAGGGCATAAGTCAATATGCTTTAGAACATGGCATAACTCTTGTGATAGTTGGGCCAGAAGTGCCCTTAGCCAAGGGAATTACAGACTACCTCCAAAGTCAAGGATTAATGGTATTTGGGCCTACCAGAGCAGGAGCGCAGATTGAAGCGAGTAAGGCTTGGGCTAAAGCTCTCATGCAGGAAGCAGGAATTCCTACAGCCAAAGCTGCGGTATTTACTGAAGCGCCAGCAGCAAAATCCTACGTGAAAGCACAAGGAGTGCCAATAGTTGTAAAAGCTGATGGCTTAGCCGCTGGTAAGGGTGTAACAGTTGCCGAAACACTCCAACAGGCAGAGATAGCAATTGATACAATTTTCCAAGGGCAGTTTGGTAGCGCTGGTAATTTTGTTGTTATTGAAGAATGTTTGGTTGGACAAGAGGTTTCGGTTTTAGCGTTGACAGATGGGTTAACAATTCGACCTTTGCTACCTGCTCAGGATCATAAACGGATTGGTGAAGGCGATACAGGAGAAAATACTGGAGGGATGGGAGCCTATGCCCCAGCGCCTATTGCTACACCAGAGTTGATGGCACGTGTTCAAACAGAAGTGTTAGAAAAAGCGATCGCATCCTTAAGAGCTAAAGGTATCGACTACCGAGGTGTACTTTACGCCGGGTTGATGATTGCACCCAATGGTGATTTTCAGGTTTTAGAATTTAACTGTCGCTTTGGCGATCCAGAAACCCAAGTGATTTTACCACTGTTGGCTACACCCCTAGAAGAGTTGATTCTAGCTTGTGTACAGCAGCGTTTAGGCGAATTACCTGCCATTGCTTGGCATCAAGGGGCATCTGCCACCGTCGTTGCTGCTTCTGGTGGTTATCCAGGAGAATACGAAAAAGGCAAGGTAATTACTGGCATTCAGGAGGCAGAAACAGCAGGTGCAACTGTATTCCATGCAGGTACAAAATTGAACCAGCAACAACAAGTAGTCACGGATGGGGGGAGAGTATTAAATGTGACTGGAATAGGGGATAATTTTGAGCAAGCGATCGCTCAAGCCTACACCGGAATCAAAGCGATTCAGTTTGAGGGGATATATTACCGCAGAGATATTGGTTATATCATGTCCGTTTAA